Sequence from the Symbiopectobacterium purcellii genome:
GGTATATACCCGTCATACTTCACGTTGCAGGTGTGTTGGCTGCGTTCACTCACCCGAGTCACTTACCTGGGTAAGCTCCTGGGGATTCGTTCGCTTGCCGGCTTCCTGCAACTTGAGTTATTTAGGGTATAACAATCGATTATCAACGCATGACCCTTCTTTAACGTTAGGGAATCTTAATTAACCCGCTGGTGCAGGACTTTGATTTAGGCCAGCTTATCGTGTAATGAATAGGGATTGCTTGCATGCATTACCGAGATTTCCGTGCATAATAATGAAATTATTGACCCGGCATCGCGTCTGCTGTACTGGGCTGTGGCAAAATAGCCTGATGAGAAAAGCAGCACATGCGGTGCGCATGGCCTGAGTGGAGCCTGCGTTCGGCGGGTGAGTGGCTTGGATTGAACGGTTTGCTTTATAAGGGGTACATCAGTGTTGGAAAAACTACGGGCACAGATTGTGCGTCAAGGTCCGGGCTTGTTAGGTAAGCCTCTGAATTTTAACCCATTTGCCATACAGCGGCAGGTGTTGGAACGGGTGCTGAGCTGGCAGTTTCAGCAGGCGTTGGATGAAGGCGAGCTGTCATTTCTGACAGAACGCTGGCTGAAAGTAGAAGTCCGTGATGTTGGGCTGACCTGGTTCGTCACCTTGCGAGACGATCGCCTGGTAGTGAGCCAGCATGAAGTGGAAGACGTCAGTTTCAGTGCTGAAGCCAACGATCTGGTGCTGATCGCCGCACGTCGTGAAGATCCCGATACGCTGTTTTTCCAGCGTCGCTTGCGCATTGAGGGGGACACCGAACTGGGTCTGTATGTTAAAAACCTGATGGATTCTATCGATCTGGATGCCATGCCTGCGCCGTTGCGTATTGGCCTGCTGCGTTTAGCCGATTTCGTTGAGGCGGGATTACATGAGGGCGCGATGCACGCTGACGATCGCGCGGCTACAACATGTTAGTACGGGTGGAAATTCCGGTAGATGCAGCAGGTATTGATGCGCTGCTGCGTCGTGCGTTTCCCACCTCGGCAGAGGCCGAACTGGTTCATCAACTGCGAGAAGACGGGCTGTTAACACTTGGCGTTGTCGCGACGGATGACGAAGGCGTAGTGATGGGATACGTCGCTTTTAGCCCGGTAACCATCGCAGAGGAAGACCGACAATGGGTCGCTTTGGGGCCGCTGGCGATAGATGAAACGCTGCGCTGCCAAGGATGGGGAGAAAAACTGGTTTACGAAGGGCTGGATGCGCTAAACGAGTTTGGCTACACCGCCGTGGTGGTACTTGGTTCTCCTGCATATTATGCCCGTTTTGGCTTTGTGCCTGCGCGGGAGCAGCAGTTACGCTGCCGCTGGCCTGATAGCGATGACGCCTTCCAGATGTATCCGCTTTCCGATAACCATTTTGAAGGCGTGAGTGGCATTGTGGATTATGCTGCGCCCTTCCAACGTTTTCTCCCCTGATCGCTTCAGGGAATATCGATGCATATATAGTCAGAGAGTGCCGTCGGCTGGTCGCGTACCAGCCTCTCTTTTTGCTGCTTGCTCAGTTGCTTGAGACGGTATTCCAGCCGTAACGCCGTGGTGTGATCCCCCACTTCACAGTGATACACCAGTGTCAGTTCGCCTTTTCCTCGCAGTGCCTTTGCACCCTTTCCATCCTGATGTTGTGCCACTCTGCGCGTTATATCGCGCGTGATGCCAGTATAAAGTGCGCCGTTGGCGGTGCGCAGCATATAGAGTTGCCATTGGGGGCGTAAGGCGTCTGTCATGGGTAAGGGGCATCTTTATCAGTCACGATAAGCGCAGTGTAGCCCGAAGCGCTGAATTCAAAAAACCTTATATTTAATGCGTCTTTGATGTAACGATAACTTTACTTGCCTTGATAATATAACGCGACGCACTTCCTTTTTAGTATGAATAGCCCCCTTTTTAAAGGGCATAAGATGTAAATATATCTTATCGGGGCGTTCATTGTTTTTAAAATTTTTTTTGAGACGCGATGAATACTTTAATCCAGGGATCGCTATGCTGGTAAATCTTCTATCCAGGGATTTTTCTATGAGCATTAAATTAAAATTGATTTCAGTTATGACGTTGATGGCATTACTACTGGGTGTCGTTACGATAATAGGACTATCGGGTATTAATAACGTTAATCAGTCGATGAAAACCCTGTATAACGACAGGTTGGTGGCACTGGGGTATTTGGCTAACGTCACTCGCCAGACGGACAGCGTGATGTTTGAAATCGCCAGCGTTGATCTGGCCCAGCCAGATAATGTCAGTAATGCGCTAGGCCAGATTGAAAATGCACTTAAAACCTATGATCAACAATGGACGCTATACAGTAATACCTATCTGACAGGCGAAGAGAAAACGCTGTTTGAAAAGTATGCTGCATTACGCGAAACGTATCATCAGAACGTTATTATTCCTGCTATCAATGCCATAAAGAATCATGACAAAGATAAGTTGGAAGATATTATTAACCATTCGCTAAAAAAAGAGTATTTACCGTTACAACAGATTATCGACCAGCTTATCAAGCTTCAGTCTGACGTCGGCAGTGCACTATATTCTGAATCTCAAAGTGATTTGAGTCAGATATTATCAATGGTTGTGATTATATTTTTAGCCGGTGTCTTGATAGTAGCCTTTTCCGGCTGGCGATTGATTATGTCGATTGCGGTGCCCATCAAGCATGCGGTTGAAGTGGCGAGGAGCGTCGCGGGTGGCGATCTTACCCATCAGGTTGACATCACGTCGCGTGATGAAATGGGGCAACTTCAGACGGCATTACAAGAGATGATGCTGAACCTGACTGGTATCGTTGAACGCGTTCACCGCAATGCCGATATCATTGCCACAGCGTCCGGCCAGATCAGTAGCGGCAATATCGACCTTTCGTCTCGCACCGAGCAACAGGCCAGTTCTTTGGAAGAGACGGCTGCTTCAATGGAGCAAATCACCTCGTCGGTAACGCTGAATGCGACCAATGCAGCACATGCCAGCCAGCTGGCGGTGTCTGCCTCTCAGCAGGCGGTCAAAGGCGGGGACATGATGGTGGAGGTGATTGCGGCGATGGAGCTGATGGTGACCTCATCGCAGAAAATTACCAGCATCATTAACGTGATTGAGGGCATCTCGTTTCAAACCAATATTTTGGCACTCAATGCCGCCGTAGAGGCGGCGAGAGCCGGTGAGCAAGGGCGTGGTTTTGCCGTGGTGGCCGGAGAGGTACGTTCGCTGGCGCAGCGCAGTGCCAGTGCGGCTAAAGAGATTAATGAGCTCATCAACGCCTCGGTTGAACAAGTGAGCCAAGGTCGTCATGTCGTCAGGAATGCGGGTAATGCTATTCAAGAGGTGGTGACGGAGATTAAGCAGGTGGCCTCACTGGTGACCGAAATCTCCACTGCCAGCCATGAGCAAAGTTTAGGGATTGGGCAAATTAATACGGCGATTTCACAAATGGAGACGGTCACTCAGCAGAACGCGGCGTTGGTGAATGAATCTGCTGCTGCCAGTTCGCTGGCAGAACGTGCAGAAGAGCTCAGTATGGCCGTTGGTGCATTCCGCATCTGATTATCATCAATCGAAACACAAGGATGTGTTTCTCTCTGACCCGTTATACCCATCATATTTCAAGTTGCATGTACGTTGGCTGGGCTTATCCACTCGAATCACTTACTTGAGGCAGCTCATCGGGATTCATTCGCAAGCGCTGTTCAAAACGTTAACGTTTTGTCCTGCAACTCGAATTATTGAGGGTATATAACGTCCTTGCCGCCCCATTAATAGCCCACGGCACATCGCGATCTCTCCTCCCGTCTTATACTTATCGAGCAGCATGGTGGAAGAGTGACTCTGACCGCATTAATGTTGTTTAAATTACATTATACTTGTTTTTTGTTATTATTCTCACAATAAAGCGTGAAAAACCATAACATACAGGATATTGCTATGACTGACTTAACTGCTGTAGCGCAACGTGCGCTGGGGCTAATGGATTTGACCACCCTGAACGACGATGATACACCAGCGCGGGTGATCGCACTCTGTCAGCAGGCGCGCAGCGCGGCAGGAAACACGGCTGCCATCTGTATTTATCCCCGTTTTATCCCACTGGCGCGTAAAACGCTGCGTGAGCAGGGCACGCCAGACATCCGTATTGCGACCGTAACCAATTTTCCTGAGGGCGGTGATGATATTGATATCGCCTGCGCGGAAACCCTGGCGGCGATAGCCTATGGTGCCGATGAGGTGGACGTGGTGTTTCCCTATCGTGCATTAATGGCGGGGGACACGGAAACCGGTCATACGCTGGTGGCTGCCTGCCACACGCTGTGCCAGAAGGCTGGCGTGCTGCTGAAAGTGATCATTGAAAGCGGTGAGTTAAAAACGGATGCCTTGATTCGTCAGGCAAGTGAAATAGCCATCGATGCTGGCGCCGATTTTATTAAAACCTCCACGGGAAAAGTGGCGGTTAACGCCACGCCGCACAGCGCTGAAATCATGCTGCAAACCCTTCGTGATAAAAACGTCGGCGATCGCGTGGGCTTCAAAGCCGCAGGCGGTGTGCGCACCGCACAGGATGCGGCGATTTACCTGAAGCTGGCTGATGACATCATGGGTGAAGGGTGGGCCGATGTCCGCCACTTCCGCTTTGGCGCATCCGGCCTGTTAGGCGATCTCCTGACTACGTTGGGGCAGAAGGGCGCTCCCTCGTCGTCGGGCTACTGATGGCGTGGTGCATTACGGCAGTTTGATCGGGAGGCATGGCTGTGTTTCTGACTCAGGAAATCATTCGCAACAAGCGTGATGGCAAGACGTTGAGCGAAGATGAAATTCGTTTTTTCATCAATGGGATATGCGATAACAGCGTCTCAGAAGGGCAGATCGCCGCGCTGGCGATGGCCATCTGTTTTCGCGACATGACCATGGATGAGCGCGTGGCGCTAACGCTGGCGATGCGCGATTCGGGCAGCCGATTACACTGGGGCGATCTCAACCTGAATGGTCCGCTGGTGGACAAGCATTCGACGGGCGGCGTAGGCGATGTCACCTCCCTGATGCTGGGACCCATGGTGGCGGCGTGCGGCGGCTATGTGCCGATGATATCCGGGCGCGGTTTGGGCCACACGGGCGGCACACTGGACAAACTCGAGTCGATACCCGGCCTCAACATCTTTCCGGAAGACGAGCGGTTTCGCGACATCATTCGTCAGGTTGGCGTGGCGATCATCGGGCAAACCCGTTCTCTGGCACCTGCCGATAAGCGTTTTTACGCCACGCGTGATATCACCGCAACGGTCGACTCTATCCCATTGATCACCGCCTCAATACTGTGTAAAAAGCTGGCGGAAGGACTGGATGCGTTGGTGATGGATGTCAAAATGGGCTCGGGCGCTTTTATGCCCACTTACGCGCTGTCGGAACAGCTGGCGCAATCCATCGTTAGCGTAGCAAATCGAGCGGGTTGCCGTACCACGGCGCTGTTAACCGACATGAATCAGGTGCTGGCATCGAGTGCGGGTAATGCGTTGGAAGTCCGTGAAGCGGTTCGGTTTTTAACGGGTGAGCACCGTAATTCCCGGCTGTATGATGTTAACATGTCGCTTTGCATTGAGATGTTGCAGGCAGGCCGTCTTGCAGAAACCCCTGATGTGGCACGCCAGCGTCTGCAAGCGGTGCTGGATAGTGGACGCGCCGCTGAGGTATTTGGCCGTATGGTGGCAGCACAGGGCGGGCCAACGGATTTTGTCGAGCAGATGGACGCTTATTTACCGGTAGCCGTACTCAGTAAACCGGTGTTTCCCGTCCGCAGCGGTATCGTTACTGCGATGGATACCCGGGCGCTCGGCATGGCGGTGGTCGCGCTAGGCGGCGGTCGTCGTCAGGCGGGGGATGCTATCGATCACAGCGTCGGGTTAGACGCTGTGGTGAGCGTGGGCGAGAGCGTGGGTGCCTCGCGTCCTCTGGCGGTAATTCATGCCAACAGTGAAACCGTATGGCAAGCGGCGGCGCTGGCGGTGCAAACCGCCATCAGCATTGGTGATGAATCGCCAATAGCCATGCCAATGGTTTATCGCTGTATCGGTGCCGATCAGGCTGATTAACCGCGAGTCACTGGTGCAACATCGAGCAACGCAAACGTCGCTTACGAAAGATGAGAGAAAACAATGAAACGTGCATTTATTATGGTTCTGGATTCATTCGGCATCGGTAGCAGCGCAGATGCGGCGCGTTTTGGCGATGCCGGTTCTGATACCCTTGGTCACATTGCGCAAGCCTGCGCCGAGGGCAAAGCCAATCAAGGTCGTAGTGGGCCACTCCATCTGCCGAACTTAACCCGTTTAGGGCTGGGCAAGGCGGCGGAAGCCTCTACCGGGCATTTCCCTGCGGGATTGGATGCTAAGGCAGACATCATCGGTGCGTATGCGCACGCCAGTGAAATATCCTCTGGTAAAGACACGCCGTCGGGCCACTGGGAGTTGGCAGGGGTGCCGGTGCTGTTTGATTGGGGCTATTTCAGCGATCAGGAAAACAGCTTCCCACAGGCATTGTTGGATTTGTTGGTAGAACGTGCCAATTTGCCGGGGTATCTGGGCAATTGCCACTCTTCCGGCACCGTTATCCTTGAGCAACTGGGTGAAGAGCACATGAAAACCGGGAAACCGATTTTCTACACTTCGGCCGACTCTGTGTTCCAAATCGCCTGTCATGAAGAGACCTTTGGGCTGGACCGATTGTATGAACTGTGCGACATCGCGCGCGAGGCGCTTACCGATGGGGGCTACAACATTGGGCGTGTTATCGCTCGCCCCTTTGTTGGCGATAAGCCGGAAAATTTTCAACGCACCGGTAACCGTCACGATTTAGCCGTTGAACCGCCTGCGCCTACCGTACTGAAAAAACTGGTGGATGAAAAAGGCGGGCAGGTGGTTTCCGTTGGCAAGATTGCCGATATCTATGCCCAGGTGGGGATCACTAGGAAGGTCAAAGCGACCGGTATCGATGCGTTATTTGATGCCACGCTGAAAGAGATGGATGCCGCAAGCGACGATAGCATTGTCTTTACCAATTTCGTTGATTTTGACTCTTCCTATGGCCATCGACGCGATGTTGCTGGCTACGCAGCAGCGTTGGAACTGTTCGATCGCCGCTTGCCGGAAATGCTGGCGCGGGTTAAACAGGGCGATATTCTGATTCTGACCGCCGATCACGGGTGCGATCCCACCTGGCCGGGCACCGATCACACCCGCGAACATGTGCCGGTATTGATCTATGGGCCGAATGTGACGCCGGGTTCGCGCGGGCACCGCTCCACGTTTGCTGATGTCGGCCAAACGGTGGCGCACTATTTTGGCGTGTCCGCTATGGACTACGGCACCTCGATGCTGTGATCGCCGGTATTTACTGAATTCACACGACGTACTCTATAAGGAATCAAAAAATGGCAACGCCACATATCAATGCGGAAAAAGGGGATTTTGCCGATGTTGTACTGATGCCGGGCGATCCGCTGCGTGCGAAGTACATTGCCGAAACCTTTTTGGAAAATGCCCGTGAAGTCAACAATGTGCGCGGCATGCTGGGCTATACCGGCAGCTACAAAGGGCGCGCGATTTCGGTGATGGGGCACGGTATGGGTATCCCGTCCTGCTCTATCTATACCAAAGAGCTGATCACGGAATACGATGTGAAAACCATCATTCGTGTTGGCTCCTGCGGTGCGGTGCGCGAGGATGTGAAGCTGTATGACGTGGTGATTGGCATGGGCGCATGCACGGATTCAAAAGTAAACCGTCTGCGCTTTAAAGATCATGACTTTGCAGCTATTGCCGATTTCGATCTGGTGCGTAATGCGGTTGACGCGGCTCAGGATAAAGGCATTACCGTTCGGGTGGGCAACCTGTTCTCTGCCGATCTGTTCTACACGCCAGACCCGCAGATGTTCGACGTGATGGAAAAATACGGCATTCTTGGCGTCGAAATGGAAGCCGCGGGGATTTATGGCGTCGCGGCTGAGTTTGGTGCCAAGGCGTTGGCCATTTGCACCGTCTCTGACCATATTCGCACCGGCGAACAGACCACGTCGCATGAACGCCAAACCGCGTTCAATGACATGATCACCATTGCGCTGGAATCTGTGCTGTTGGGCGATCGCCGCTAATCCGATGGGTAGCGCTCATAAAAAAGCCCCGGCATCTGTTTGGCCGGGGCTTTTGGTTATCAGTTCTGCGTGATTACAACGCGGTCAGGGTACAACGGGCTTATTTAATGGCTCGCGTAGGAACCTGTGCTGCACTGTTAAACGTGATTTCGTTGATGGCACTCCATTTATTGGTATCGGTGCCAAACGTTTCCAGCTTGATAAAGCGCGCGTTGACCGCAGGGAAGGTGAATTTCTCCCCCTCTTTGGCATCGTTAGACGTGACCAGATTATCAGCCAGCTTGGTCCAGCTCTTGCCATCAGCGGAGTAGGACACAGAGAACTTCAGCTTGCGCTCTTCCGCTTTGAACGGCACCAAGACAAAGTTTTCAATGGATTGCGCCTTATCGAGTTCCAACTGCACCCAACCTTCACCGTTTACCGCCCAACGCGTTTTGTTGTTACCGT
This genomic interval carries:
- the ubiT gene encoding ubiquinone anaerobic biosynthesis accessory factor UbiT, coding for MLEKLRAQIVRQGPGLLGKPLNFNPFAIQRQVLERVLSWQFQQALDEGELSFLTERWLKVEVRDVGLTWFVTLRDDRLVVSQHEVEDVSFSAEANDLVLIAARREDPDTLFFQRRLRIEGDTELGLYVKNLMDSIDLDAMPAPLRIGLLRLADFVEAGLHEGAMHADDRAATTC
- a CDS encoding discoidin domain-containing protein; translation: MKKYALVTACVLGLFSLSATAAQVTNVTASGYDSDKGHTPANIADGNNKTRWAVNGEGWVQLELDKAQSIENFVLVPFKAEERKLKFSVSYSADGKSWTKLADNLVTSNDAKEGEKFTFPAVNARFIKLETFGTDTNKWSAINEITFNSAAQVPTRAIK
- a CDS encoding methyl-accepting chemotaxis protein; protein product: MSIKLKLISVMTLMALLLGVVTIIGLSGINNVNQSMKTLYNDRLVALGYLANVTRQTDSVMFEIASVDLAQPDNVSNALGQIENALKTYDQQWTLYSNTYLTGEEKTLFEKYAALRETYHQNVIIPAINAIKNHDKDKLEDIINHSLKKEYLPLQQIIDQLIKLQSDVGSALYSESQSDLSQILSMVVIIFLAGVLIVAFSGWRLIMSIAVPIKHAVEVARSVAGGDLTHQVDITSRDEMGQLQTALQEMMLNLTGIVERVHRNADIIATASGQISSGNIDLSSRTEQQASSLEETAASMEQITSSVTLNATNAAHASQLAVSASQQAVKGGDMMVEVIAAMELMVTSSQKITSIINVIEGISFQTNILALNAAVEAARAGEQGRGFAVVAGEVRSLAQRSASAAKEINELINASVEQVSQGRHVVRNAGNAIQEVVTEIKQVASLVTEISTASHEQSLGIGQINTAISQMETVTQQNAALVNESAAASSLAERAEELSMAVGAFRI
- the deoC gene encoding deoxyribose-phosphate aldolase; this encodes MTDLTAVAQRALGLMDLTTLNDDDTPARVIALCQQARSAAGNTAAICIYPRFIPLARKTLREQGTPDIRIATVTNFPEGGDDIDIACAETLAAIAYGADEVDVVFPYRALMAGDTETGHTLVAACHTLCQKAGVLLKVIIESGELKTDALIRQASEIAIDAGADFIKTSTGKVAVNATPHSAEIMLQTLRDKNVGDRVGFKAAGGVRTAQDAAIYLKLADDIMGEGWADVRHFRFGASGLLGDLLTTLGQKGAPSSSGY
- a CDS encoding GNAT family N-acetyltransferase, with protein sequence MLVRVEIPVDAAGIDALLRRAFPTSAEAELVHQLREDGLLTLGVVATDDEGVVMGYVAFSPVTIAEEDRQWVALGPLAIDETLRCQGWGEKLVYEGLDALNEFGYTAVVVLGSPAYYARFGFVPAREQQLRCRWPDSDDAFQMYPLSDNHFEGVSGIVDYAAPFQRFLP
- the deoA gene encoding thymidine phosphorylase encodes the protein MFLTQEIIRNKRDGKTLSEDEIRFFINGICDNSVSEGQIAALAMAICFRDMTMDERVALTLAMRDSGSRLHWGDLNLNGPLVDKHSTGGVGDVTSLMLGPMVAACGGYVPMISGRGLGHTGGTLDKLESIPGLNIFPEDERFRDIIRQVGVAIIGQTRSLAPADKRFYATRDITATVDSIPLITASILCKKLAEGLDALVMDVKMGSGAFMPTYALSEQLAQSIVSVANRAGCRTTALLTDMNQVLASSAGNALEVREAVRFLTGEHRNSRLYDVNMSLCIEMLQAGRLAETPDVARQRLQAVLDSGRAAEVFGRMVAAQGGPTDFVEQMDAYLPVAVLSKPVFPVRSGIVTAMDTRALGMAVVALGGGRRQAGDAIDHSVGLDAVVSVGESVGASRPLAVIHANSETVWQAAALAVQTAISIGDESPIAMPMVYRCIGADQAD
- a CDS encoding GIY-YIG nuclease family protein, yielding MTDALRPQWQLYMLRTANGALYTGITRDITRRVAQHQDGKGAKALRGKGELTLVYHCEVGDHTTALRLEYRLKQLSKQQKERLVRDQPTALSDYICIDIP
- the deoD gene encoding purine-nucleoside phosphorylase → MATPHINAEKGDFADVVLMPGDPLRAKYIAETFLENAREVNNVRGMLGYTGSYKGRAISVMGHGMGIPSCSIYTKELITEYDVKTIIRVGSCGAVREDVKLYDVVIGMGACTDSKVNRLRFKDHDFAAIADFDLVRNAVDAAQDKGITVRVGNLFSADLFYTPDPQMFDVMEKYGILGVEMEAAGIYGVAAEFGAKALAICTVSDHIRTGEQTTSHERQTAFNDMITIALESVLLGDRR
- the deoB gene encoding phosphopentomutase, giving the protein MKRAFIMVLDSFGIGSSADAARFGDAGSDTLGHIAQACAEGKANQGRSGPLHLPNLTRLGLGKAAEASTGHFPAGLDAKADIIGAYAHASEISSGKDTPSGHWELAGVPVLFDWGYFSDQENSFPQALLDLLVERANLPGYLGNCHSSGTVILEQLGEEHMKTGKPIFYTSADSVFQIACHEETFGLDRLYELCDIAREALTDGGYNIGRVIARPFVGDKPENFQRTGNRHDLAVEPPAPTVLKKLVDEKGGQVVSVGKIADIYAQVGITRKVKATGIDALFDATLKEMDAASDDSIVFTNFVDFDSSYGHRRDVAGYAAALELFDRRLPEMLARVKQGDILILTADHGCDPTWPGTDHTREHVPVLIYGPNVTPGSRGHRSTFADVGQTVAHYFGVSAMDYGTSML